A region of [Bacteroides] pectinophilus DNA encodes the following proteins:
- a CDS encoding response regulator transcription factor, protein MKRICIVEDDKSISGELKELLDNSGYEAVALENFDNACEGILAAEADLVLLDINIPHINGELLLKQLRTRSEVPVIMVTSRDSEADEVLSMSYGADDYVTKPYNPTILLLRINAIFKRLSSRHGSDGTIVFRDMQILPQKGVIRYNSGSEILLTKNEMTIFMYLLSNKDRIVSRDELMTELWNNQEYLNDNALTVNISRLRAHFKEAGLEDVIETRKGQGYILIG, encoded by the coding sequence ATGAAAAGAATCTGCATAGTTGAGGATGACAAGTCAATAAGCGGGGAACTTAAGGAACTGCTTGATAATTCAGGGTATGAGGCAGTTGCCCTTGAGAATTTTGATAATGCCTGTGAGGGGATACTTGCAGCTGAAGCAGACCTTGTACTCCTCGATATAAATATTCCGCATATTAACGGGGAGCTGCTGCTTAAGCAGCTCCGCACAAGGTCAGAGGTTCCTGTTATTATGGTTACGAGCAGGGATTCGGAAGCTGACGAGGTACTTTCAATGAGCTACGGGGCGGACGATTATGTTACGAAGCCTTATAACCCTACAATTCTTCTCTTAAGGATTAATGCCATATTCAAGAGACTTAGCAGCAGGCATGGCAGCGACGGTACAATTGTATTCCGAGATATGCAGATACTTCCGCAGAAGGGCGTAATCAGATACAATTCAGGCAGTGAGATACTCCTTACGAAAAATGAGATGACGATATTTATGTATCTGTTGTCCAATAAGGACAGGATAGTATCAAGGGACGAGCTGATGACTGAGCTGTGGAACAATCAGGAGTATCTCAACGATAATGCACTGACCGTGAATATAAGCAGGCTCAGGGCGCATTTCAAAGAAGCGGGACTTGAAGACGTTATAGAGACCAGAAAAGGTCAGGGGTATATACTTATAGGGTAG
- the purF gene encoding amidophosphoribosyltransferase, translated as MNQIDINDSYYAEDELHEECGVFGVYDFDGNDVASTIYYGLFALQHRGQESCGIAVSDTEGPKGKVLSYKDMGLVNEVFNPEKLEKLNGNIGVGHVRYSTAGSSIRENAQPLVLNYVKGTLGMAHNGNLLNAVELREELSYTGAIFQTTIDSEVIAYLIARERLNVPTVEDAVLNAMKKIKGAYSLIVMSPRKLIGARDPFGFKPLCIGKRDNAYFLSSETCALDTVGAEFVRDVEPGEVVTITKDGIKSDKTLCQKNTARCIFEYIYFARPDSKIDGMGVYESRINAGKILAKTHPVEADLVVGVPESGNPAALGFAMESGIPYGNAFIKNNYVGRTFIKPKQAQRESSVKVKLNVLKEAVAGKRVVMIDDSIVRGTTSARIVNLLKAAGAKEVHVRISSPPFLHPCYFGTDIPSEDQLIASGHSVDEICKLIGADSLGYLEVDKLSEMICGGTGFCDACFTGNYPIEPPEIDIRGEMG; from the coding sequence ATGAATCAGATTGATATTAACGACAGCTACTATGCTGAGGATGAGCTTCATGAGGAGTGCGGAGTCTTTGGTGTATATGACTTTGACGGCAATGATGTTGCATCTACAATTTATTATGGCCTTTTTGCCCTTCAGCACAGAGGACAGGAAAGCTGCGGTATAGCAGTTAGTGATACGGAAGGTCCTAAGGGAAAGGTTCTTTCTTATAAGGATATGGGACTTGTTAATGAAGTCTTTAATCCGGAGAAGCTGGAGAAGCTTAACGGTAACATCGGTGTCGGCCATGTCAGATATTCTACAGCAGGAAGCAGTATCCGTGAGAATGCGCAGCCGCTTGTCCTTAATTACGTTAAGGGAACTCTCGGCATGGCACATAACGGCAATCTTCTTAATGCCGTTGAGTTGAGGGAAGAGCTTTCTTATACGGGAGCTATTTTCCAGACGACAATCGACTCGGAAGTTATTGCATACCTCATAGCGAGAGAAAGACTTAATGTTCCGACTGTTGAGGATGCTGTTCTCAATGCGATGAAGAAGATTAAGGGTGCATATTCACTTATTGTAATGAGCCCGAGAAAGCTTATCGGAGCAAGAGATCCATTTGGATTCAAACCGCTTTGTATTGGTAAGAGAGATAATGCGTATTTCCTTTCATCAGAGACATGCGCACTTGATACTGTAGGTGCGGAATTTGTAAGAGATGTTGAGCCTGGCGAAGTTGTTACGATAACGAAGGATGGAATTAAGTCTGATAAGACGCTTTGTCAGAAGAACACGGCAAGATGTATATTTGAATATATTTATTTTGCAAGGCCTGACAGCAAGATTGACGGAATGGGAGTGTATGAGTCAAGAATTAACGCAGGAAAGATTCTCGCCAAGACACATCCTGTAGAGGCAGACCTTGTTGTAGGCGTTCCTGAGTCGGGTAATCCGGCAGCACTCGGATTTGCGATGGAGTCAGGTATTCCGTATGGCAATGCATTTATAAAGAATAACTATGTAGGACGTACATTCATTAAGCCTAAGCAGGCACAGAGAGAATCCAGCGTAAAGGTTAAGCTTAATGTCCTTAAGGAAGCTGTTGCAGGCAAGAGAGTAGTCATGATTGATGACTCTATCGTGCGTGGAACAACCAGTGCAAGAATAGTTAATCTCCTGAAGGCAGCAGGTGCAAAGGAGGTTCACGTAAGAATCAGTTCACCGCCATTCCTGCATCCATGCTATTTCGGTACAGATATTCCTTCAGAGGACCAGCTTATTGCATCAGGTCACTCCGTTGATGAGATATGTAAGCTTATCGGAGCAGATTCGCTCGGATACCTTGAAGTGGACAAGTTAAGCGAGATGATCTGCGGAGGTACAGGATTCTGTGATGCATGCTTTACAGGTAATTATCCGATAGAACCGCCGGAGATTGATATACG
- a CDS encoding NAD(P)/FAD-dependent oxidoreductase — translation MNKYDVIIVGAGPGGIFSAYELVTNAPDCRVAVFEAGHSLEKRRCPIDGDKIKKCIGCKSCSIMSGFGGAGAFSDGKYNITNAFGGTLYEYIGRQKALDLMRYVDGINMEYGGEGTKLYSTAGTEFKKICMQNKLNLLDASVRHLGTDINYIVLENLYAFLKDKVDFFFDTPVHNIEVLGDAGEGYRVNTEAAGYECDKCIVSVGRSGSKWMEKVCDELNIPTKSNRVDIGVRVELPAVIFSHLTDELYESKIVYRTQQFEDNVRTFCMNPKGSVVNENTNGIITVNGHSYEDKEKQTENTNFALLVSKHFSEPFKDSNGYGESIARLSNMLGGGVIVQRFGDLIRGRRSNPKRIEEGMVVPTLAATPGDLSLVLPKRILDGIIEMIYALDKIAPGTANDDTLLYGVEVKFYNMEVKLDEHLETLHKGLYIIGDGSGVTHSLSHASASGVYVARKILGEL, via the coding sequence ATGAATAAGTATGACGTAATTATTGTTGGAGCAGGCCCGGGAGGAATTTTTTCAGCGTATGAGCTGGTTACGAATGCACCTGACTGCAGGGTTGCCGTATTTGAGGCAGGACATTCGCTTGAGAAGCGCAGATGTCCGATTGACGGTGATAAGATTAAGAAATGTATCGGCTGTAAGAGCTGTTCAATTATGAGCGGATTTGGCGGTGCCGGTGCATTCTCAGACGGAAAGTATAACATCACCAATGCATTTGGCGGAACGCTGTATGAGTACATAGGCAGGCAGAAGGCGCTTGACCTGATGCGCTATGTGGACGGAATTAACATGGAGTATGGCGGAGAGGGAACGAAGCTTTATTCAACTGCGGGGACGGAATTCAAGAAAATATGCATGCAGAATAAGCTGAATCTTCTTGATGCATCAGTGCGCCACCTTGGAACGGATATTAATTATATTGTGCTTGAGAACCTGTATGCATTCCTCAAGGATAAGGTTGATTTCTTCTTTGATACGCCTGTCCACAATATAGAGGTGCTGGGTGACGCAGGTGAAGGATACCGCGTCAATACAGAAGCTGCAGGCTATGAATGTGACAAATGCATCGTTTCGGTAGGGCGAAGCGGAAGCAAGTGGATGGAGAAGGTCTGTGATGAGCTTAATATTCCTACAAAATCCAACCGTGTTGATATAGGTGTGCGTGTTGAGCTGCCGGCGGTTATATTCTCACATCTTACAGACGAGCTGTATGAAAGCAAGATTGTATACAGAACACAGCAGTTTGAGGATAACGTGCGTACTTTCTGCATGAATCCTAAGGGAAGCGTTGTTAATGAAAATACTAACGGAATCATTACAGTCAACGGCCACAGCTATGAGGATAAGGAAAAGCAGACAGAGAATACGAACTTTGCACTGTTAGTAAGCAAGCATTTTTCTGAACCGTTCAAGGACAGCAACGGATATGGAGAGAGTATAGCGCGTCTTAGCAATATGCTTGGCGGTGGCGTAATTGTCCAGAGATTCGGTGATCTTATCCGCGGAAGGCGAAGCAATCCAAAGCGTATTGAGGAAGGCATGGTTGTACCTACTCTTGCAGCAACACCGGGTGACTTAAGCCTTGTCCTTCCGAAGCGTATCCTTGACGGCATCATCGAGATGATATATGCTCTTGATAAGATTGCACCGGGAACGGCTAATGATGATACACTCCTGTATGGAGTTGAAGTCAAGTTCTATAACATGGAAGTGAAACTTGATGAGCACCTTGAGACACTTCATAAGGGACTGTACATTATAGGTGACGGCAGCGGTGTTACACATTCACTGTCACATGCAAGCGCGAGCGGTGTGTATGTTGCGCGCAAGATACTGGGAGAATTATGA
- a CDS encoding DUF4143 domain-containing protein, with protein MAYFNFDGNAGLQSVFEYDFDVKRIVDELGSIIYGDTIEPGRTLVVFDGIQDCPRAIQSLKYFCENMPKLHIIAAGSLLGVALRQEGVSFPVGKVDRIDMYPMSFEEFVNADGGGKYIDGVCKLRCEREIPELYTVPLEKYLKNYYIVGGMPEAVQVWVDTHDYSAVEEVQDRILRDYADDFGKHTNADTANKVRLIWNAIPSQIARDNNKFIFSHVKQGARAKDLEDALEWLVSAGIAYKLNMVPDPELPLAGMADSTYFKVYMSDVGLLRRKSNVNYRTIIDGDVSYIHFKGALTENYIMTQLKYMGIESYFWRTKADAEVDFITDYEGILLPIEVKSADNTKAKSLHIFCKRYNPRMAVRTSLKNVGDNIDGDTHVWSIPLYTIFRLKEYVAHEMGWE; from the coding sequence ATGGCATATTTCAACTTTGATGGAAATGCCGGCTTACAGTCGGTTTTTGAATATGATTTTGATGTGAAGAGAATAGTTGATGAGCTTGGAAGTATTATATATGGAGATACAATTGAACCGGGCAGGACACTGGTTGTATTTGATGGGATACAGGACTGCCCGCGTGCAATACAGTCACTTAAGTATTTCTGCGAGAATATGCCAAAGCTGCATATTATAGCGGCAGGTTCTCTGTTGGGTGTTGCGCTTAGACAAGAGGGAGTATCGTTTCCCGTAGGCAAGGTTGATCGTATAGATATGTATCCGATGAGCTTTGAGGAATTTGTAAATGCAGATGGCGGCGGTAAATATATCGATGGGGTATGTAAACTCCGGTGTGAGCGTGAAATACCGGAATTATATACTGTACCATTGGAAAAATATCTGAAGAATTATTACATTGTTGGTGGAATGCCTGAGGCTGTGCAGGTTTGGGTTGATACTCATGATTACAGTGCGGTGGAAGAGGTTCAGGATAGGATATTAAGAGATTATGCAGATGATTTTGGCAAGCACACGAATGCAGACACGGCTAATAAAGTAAGGCTTATATGGAATGCTATTCCGTCACAGATAGCGCGTGATAACAATAAGTTTATATTTTCACATGTAAAGCAGGGGGCGAGGGCTAAAGATCTTGAGGATGCGTTGGAGTGGCTTGTCAGCGCAGGCATCGCGTATAAACTGAATATGGTGCCTGATCCGGAACTGCCATTGGCAGGAATGGCAGACAGCACATATTTTAAAGTATACATGTCGGATGTAGGGCTTCTTAGAAGAAAGTCCAATGTTAATTATAGAACGATTATTGATGGAGATGTGTCATATATTCACTTTAAGGGGGCATTGACGGAAAATTATATAATGACACAGCTCAAATATATGGGGATAGAGAGTTATTTTTGGAGAACAAAAGCTGATGCGGAGGTGGATTTTATTACTGATTATGAAGGAATCCTTCTCCCGATTGAAGTGAAATCAGCAGATAATACAAAGGCAAAAAGCCTGCATATATTCTGCAAAAGGTATAATCCAAGGATGGCAGTCAGAACATCTTTAAAGAATGTCGGAGATAATATTGACGGAGATACACATGTGTGGAGCATTCCGTTATATACAATATTCCGACTTAAGGAATATGTTGCACATGAGATGGGGTGGGAATAA
- a CDS encoding nucleotidyl transferase AbiEii/AbiGii toxin family protein yields MISSSRQLKDKVRNISYGNSNKATTLIRNFMMERFLERVSISSYRDNFILKGGMLVASIVGVDMRATMDIDTTVKALPLNEAYVQRIIEEICNIPLEDNVSFQIKSTRTIMEEFDYPGIRVMLEATLDRMRQPIKIDISTDDVITPKAVEYDYKLIFEDRTISVLTYNKETLLAEKMQTIINRGIANTRLRDFYDVYSIMNFYGEQIEKQVLYDAFSATCEKRKTIFSKDDIEATLHLISDDLHMAELWGQFQKSNFYVGDLEWKNVIDYVENTMKKYLL; encoded by the coding sequence GTGATTAGTTCATCAAGACAATTAAAAGATAAGGTGAGAAATATTTCGTATGGGAACAGTAATAAAGCGACTACGCTAATTCGAAATTTTATGATGGAAAGATTTCTGGAAAGAGTATCTATATCGTCATATCGAGATAATTTTATTCTTAAGGGTGGAATGCTGGTAGCGTCAATTGTTGGTGTGGATATGCGAGCTACGATGGATATTGATACAACAGTAAAAGCATTACCATTAAATGAGGCTTATGTACAGAGGATAATTGAAGAAATTTGTAACATCCCGCTGGAAGATAATGTTAGCTTTCAAATTAAAAGTACAAGAACTATTATGGAAGAGTTTGATTACCCAGGTATTCGTGTAATGCTGGAGGCTACGTTGGACAGGATGCGTCAACCAATTAAAATCGACATTTCTACAGATGATGTGATCACACCGAAGGCTGTAGAGTACGACTATAAATTAATATTTGAGGATAGAACAATTTCTGTTCTTACATATAACAAGGAAACTTTGCTAGCAGAGAAGATGCAGACAATCATAAATAGAGGTATTGCTAATACAAGATTGAGAGATTTCTATGATGTCTATAGTATTATGAATTTCTATGGGGAGCAGATAGAGAAGCAGGTTTTATACGATGCATTTTCTGCCACCTGTGAAAAGCGGAAAACTATTTTTAGCAAGGATGATATTGAAGCTACATTGCATTTGATATCTGACGATTTGCACATGGCAGAGCTTTGGGGGCAGTTTCAGAAAAGCAATTTTTATGTAGGGGACCTAGAGTGGAAAAATGTGATTGACTATGTAGAGAATACGATGAAGAAGTATTTGCTGTGA
- a CDS encoding phosphoribosylaminoimidazolesuccinocarboxamide synthase: MGKCELLYEGKVREVYDCEDKLVMVATDRISAFDHILKNKVTDKGAILTQMSRFWFDYTKDVVANHMVSVDVNDMPEFFHKDEYIGRSMLCKKLTMLPIECIVRGYITGSGWASYKENGTVCGIKLPEGLKESEKLPEPIYTPSTKAEIGDHDENISFEKSIEVLEKKFPGKGLEYATKIKDATITLYKKCAEYALSKGIIIADTKFEFGLDENGEVVIGDEMLTPDSSRFWPLEGYEPGKGQPSYDKQFVRDWLKANPDSDYLLPDDVIDKTVEKYKEAYKLLTGKDFSRR, translated from the coding sequence ATGGGAAAGTGTGAATTACTCTATGAAGGTAAAGTAAGGGAAGTATATGATTGTGAGGATAAGCTCGTTATGGTTGCTACAGACCGTATATCAGCATTTGACCACATTCTTAAGAATAAGGTTACAGATAAGGGTGCAATCCTTACACAGATGTCCAGATTCTGGTTTGATTATACAAAGGATGTTGTTGCAAACCATATGGTATCTGTGGATGTTAATGACATGCCAGAGTTTTTCCACAAGGATGAATATATCGGAAGAAGTATGCTTTGCAAGAAGCTTACAATGCTTCCAATAGAGTGTATCGTAAGAGGTTACATAACGGGAAGTGGCTGGGCAAGCTATAAGGAGAACGGAACAGTATGCGGAATCAAGCTTCCGGAAGGACTTAAGGAGTCAGAGAAGCTCCCTGAGCCAATCTATACACCAAGTACGAAGGCTGAGATTGGTGACCATGATGAGAATATCTCATTTGAGAAGAGTATAGAGGTACTTGAGAAGAAGTTCCCTGGTAAGGGTCTTGAGTACGCAACCAAGATTAAGGATGCAACAATTACACTTTACAAGAAGTGTGCAGAGTATGCATTAAGCAAGGGTATCATCATTGCAGATACTAAGTTCGAGTTTGGTCTTGATGAGAATGGTGAGGTTGTAATCGGTGATGAGATGCTCACACCTGACAGCTCAAGATTCTGGCCGCTTGAAGGCTATGAGCCGGGCAAGGGACAGCCTTCATATGACAAGCAGTTTGTAAGAGACTGGCTTAAGGCTAATCCGGACAGTGATTACCTTCTTCCTGATGATGTTATTGATAAGACAGTTGAGAAGTATAAGGAAGCATATAAGCTCCTTACAGGCAAGGATTTTTCACGCAGATAA
- a CDS encoding sensor histidine kinase — protein sequence MVILIVLLVPAVLLMRAYRLETPAIVAVSAIFVIFFISEILIDFFRKKKFYDTLLDNTDNLDKKYLVPETIPSPGFYEGRIIESVLRDTGKSMADNVNGYRQGAENFKEYVEMWIHEIKLPISSMTLILHNSHDKNDRMLTQVRRINNLIEQILYYVRSENAEKDYIIDECSLARTVGAVAVRNKDDILEHNIDFQVSDVDVTVYTDAKWLEFMLNQILSNSIKYKDDNKDTSVIRISAVQDKKSIELRIYDNGIGISGSDIPRVFDKSFTGENGRRYSKATGMGLYIVKKMCDKMGHDIYIESAIGEYTEVKMTFYKNDFYNVTKM from the coding sequence TTGGTTATATTGATTGTGCTGCTTGTGCCGGCAGTTCTGCTTATGAGGGCGTACAGGCTTGAGACGCCGGCAATAGTGGCGGTATCAGCTATATTTGTGATATTTTTCATATCAGAGATTCTTATTGATTTTTTCAGAAAGAAGAAGTTCTATGATACGCTGTTGGATAATACCGATAATCTCGACAAAAAATATCTTGTGCCTGAGACGATACCCTCACCGGGCTTCTACGAAGGAAGAATAATAGAGAGCGTACTCCGGGATACAGGCAAATCGATGGCTGACAATGTAAATGGCTACCGGCAGGGGGCGGAGAATTTTAAAGAGTATGTCGAGATGTGGATTCATGAGATTAAGCTTCCGATATCGTCAATGACACTTATACTTCACAACAGCCATGATAAAAATGACCGCATGCTGACACAGGTGCGCAGAATAAATAATCTCATAGAGCAGATTCTTTACTATGTAAGAAGTGAGAATGCGGAGAAGGATTACATCATTGATGAATGCAGCCTCGCAAGAACAGTAGGTGCGGTGGCTGTCCGCAATAAGGATGACATACTTGAGCATAATATAGATTTTCAGGTGTCGGATGTGGATGTCACGGTATACACTGACGCCAAATGGCTTGAATTTATGCTGAACCAGATATTGAGCAACAGCATCAAATATAAGGATGATAATAAGGATACGTCAGTAATACGGATATCGGCAGTACAGGATAAGAAGAGCATTGAACTTAGGATATATGATAACGGCATAGGCATAAGCGGATCTGACATTCCGAGAGTATTCGACAAATCATTTACCGGGGAGAATGGAAGAAGATATTCCAAGGCAACAGGAATGGGACTTTATATCGTCAAAAAAATGTGTGATAAGATGGGACATGATATATACATAGAATCGGCAATTGGCGAATATACGGAAGTGAAGATGACGTTTTATAAAAATGACTTTTACAATGTTACAAAAATGTAA
- a CDS encoding ABC transporter permease, protein MLFKISIKNIRKSFKDYAIYFFTLILGVAVFYVFNAIDSQTVMLKVNSSVYEIIKLMTDILSGVSVFVSFILGFLIIYASRFLIKRRNKEFGIYMILGMGKRKISLILFIETMLIGVVSLAVGIVLGTVASQFMSVIVANMFDADMTGFRFIFSSEACVKTIVYFAIMYVLVMLFNTFSISKCRLIDLLNAGKKNEKITMKNPLICTFVFVIAVGLLSYAYWLVTAGAFKLNVMDKLWLPVGLGCVATFLIFWSVSGLLIRIFTSIKSVYYRGVNSFVLRQFGSKINTMVFSTTVICLMLFITISVLAGALSMKDSLKKSLSECAPVDMQVRLKYSDEADASDADRICRLLTDNGFDTDTYLKDITAYNMYRTGLTAADTLGEYADILISTNPLVDLSGQELFMKLSDYNRVAGLYGLQQHSLNEDEYIVIANYKYMVDIRNAALKNGQTIAVGEKTYRPRYSECMDGFVTISAQRINDGIFVLPDDAFDDSRLYITGISANYKSGDKAWKNSADNKLVDTVKLINKKNSQSMDSDDSETSGSVGSLVNCETKGGIAQNGVGLGALVTFIALYLGIIFLISSAAILALKELSDSADNKERYGMLRKIGVDERMIDMALFRQIGIFFAFPLLLAVIHSIFGLKFVNLILSTMGMSSMMASVGTTAVFLVLIYGGYFVLTYICSRGIIKNG, encoded by the coding sequence ATGCTGTTTAAAATTTCAATAAAAAATATCCGTAAGAGCTTTAAGGATTATGCGATATATTTCTTTACGCTTATTCTCGGCGTTGCGGTGTTCTATGTATTTAATGCGATTGACAGCCAGACGGTAATGCTTAAGGTCAATTCATCCGTGTATGAGATTATAAAACTGATGACAGATATTCTTTCAGGCGTAAGCGTATTTGTATCATTTATATTGGGATTCCTTATTATATATGCAAGCAGATTTCTTATAAAGAGGCGTAATAAGGAATTTGGAATATATATGATACTAGGCATGGGAAAAAGAAAGATATCACTTATTCTTTTCATTGAGACAATGCTTATTGGAGTTGTCTCGCTTGCGGTCGGAATAGTTCTAGGAACAGTGGCATCGCAGTTTATGAGCGTTATAGTTGCGAACATGTTTGACGCTGATATGACGGGCTTCAGGTTTATATTTTCATCAGAAGCATGTGTGAAAACGATTGTATATTTTGCAATCATGTATGTGCTTGTAATGCTGTTTAATACATTTAGCATAAGTAAATGCAGGCTTATAGATCTTCTGAATGCAGGAAAGAAGAATGAAAAGATTACAATGAAAAATCCTCTTATCTGCACATTTGTTTTTGTGATTGCGGTGGGTCTGCTGTCTTACGCATACTGGCTGGTTACGGCAGGAGCATTTAAGCTTAATGTGATGGATAAGCTGTGGCTTCCGGTCGGGCTTGGCTGCGTGGCAACATTTCTTATATTCTGGTCTGTTTCAGGACTTTTAATAAGAATATTTACAAGCATTAAGAGCGTTTATTACAGAGGCGTGAACAGTTTTGTGCTCAGGCAGTTTGGAAGCAAAATTAATACAATGGTATTCTCGACAACAGTAATATGCCTGATGCTTTTTATAACGATAAGCGTACTTGCCGGCGCATTGTCAATGAAGGATTCACTTAAGAAAAGCCTTAGTGAATGCGCACCGGTTGATATGCAGGTAAGGCTGAAGTATTCAGATGAAGCTGATGCGTCAGACGCTGACAGAATATGCAGACTTCTTACAGATAACGGCTTTGATACAGACACATATCTTAAGGATATCACGGCATATAATATGTACAGGACAGGCCTGACGGCAGCAGATACACTTGGGGAATATGCGGATATTCTTATAAGTACAAATCCGCTTGTGGATTTATCAGGGCAGGAGTTATTCATGAAGCTCAGCGATTATAACAGAGTTGCGGGCTTATACGGATTACAGCAGCACAGTCTTAATGAGGACGAGTATATTGTGATTGCCAATTATAAATATATGGTAGATATAAGAAATGCTGCACTTAAGAACGGTCAGACGATAGCCGTCGGTGAAAAGACCTACAGACCGCGTTATTCGGAATGTATGGATGGCTTTGTCACGATTTCGGCACAGCGTATCAATGACGGAATATTTGTCCTGCCTGACGATGCATTTGATGACAGCAGGCTGTATATCACAGGAATCAGTGCCAATTATAAGAGCGGTGATAAAGCATGGAAGAACAGCGCCGACAATAAGCTGGTTGATACGGTTAAGCTGATTAATAAGAAGAATTCACAATCTATGGATTCTGATGATTCCGAAACTTCAGGAAGCGTTGGCAGCCTTGTTAACTGTGAGACAAAGGGCGGAATAGCACAGAATGGTGTAGGGCTTGGAGCACTTGTAACATTCATAGCACTTTATCTTGGAATTATCTTTCTGATAAGCAGTGCTGCGATTCTTGCACTTAAGGAATTGTCTGACAGTGCGGACAATAAGGAAAGATACGGAATGCTCAGGAAAATCGGTGTTGATGAGAGAATGATAGATATGGCACTTTTCAGGCAGATAGGAATATTCTTTGCGTTTCCGCTTCTGCTGGCAGTCATCCACTCAATATTCGGTTTGAAATTTGTCAACCTGATACTATCAACAATGGGAATGAGCTCTATGATGGCATCGGTTGGCACGACGGCAGTATTTCTTGTACTGATATATGGAGGATATTTTGTGCTGACTTATATATGCAGCAGGGGAATTATAAAAAACGGATAA
- a CDS encoding ABC transporter ATP-binding protein, producing METILRIDNVEKYYGNRSSLTKAIDNISFEVDKGEFVAIMGASGSGKTTLLNCISTIDRVTSGRIYVGGQDITELKGNKLNRFRREQLGFIFQDFNLLDTLTAFENIALALSIQGVHAKEIQKRVSQLACELGISDVLDKYPYQMSGGQKQRVASARAIITNPKLILADEPTGALDSKASRMLLESFNYLNQELEATILMVTHDAFTASYADRVIFIKDGKIFNEILKCGSTRKEFFDKIIDVVTLLGGDLNNAV from the coding sequence ATGGAAACGATACTTAGAATTGATAACGTTGAAAAGTATTACGGAAACAGATCAAGCCTCACCAAAGCGATTGATAATATATCCTTTGAGGTTGATAAGGGCGAGTTTGTTGCGATTATGGGAGCCAGCGGCTCAGGTAAGACAACGCTTCTCAACTGCATATCAACGATTGACAGGGTTACATCAGGAAGGATATATGTAGGCGGACAGGATATTACGGAGCTTAAGGGGAATAAGCTCAACCGGTTCAGAAGAGAGCAGCTTGGCTTTATCTTTCAGGACTTCAATCTGCTGGATACACTTACTGCATTTGAAAATATTGCGCTGGCGCTTTCAATACAGGGAGTCCATGCTAAGGAGATACAAAAGAGGGTATCACAGCTTGCGTGTGAGCTTGGTATTAGTGATGTGCTTGACAAATACCCATATCAGATGTCAGGGGGACAGAAGCAGAGAGTTGCAAGTGCGAGGGCAATAATAACCAATCCAAAGCTGATTCTGGCAGATGAGCCGACAGGTGCTCTTGATTCGAAGGCATCAAGAATGCTGCTTGAGAGCTTCAATTATCTCAATCAGGAGCTTGAGGCAACGATACTCATGGTAACACATGATGCATTCACGGCAAGCTATGCGGACAGGGTAATATTTATAAAAGACGGAAAGATATTCAACGAGATTCTCAAATGCGGCAGTACGCGCAAGGAGTTCTTTGATAAGATTATTGATGTTGTAACACTGTTAGGAGGCGATCTTAACAATGCTGTTTAA